In one Vulgatibacter incomptus genomic region, the following are encoded:
- a CDS encoding cytochrome c oxidase subunit I: protein MTPKSYLDEETTVWSWLATTDHKRIGVMFFVLTSIALLIGGIFALLLRLEHLTPNYTIMSANAYNQAFTLHGVIMVWFFLIPSIPAAFGNFFVPILLGAQDVAFPRLNLATVYIYIAGAIAIAIGVAMGGTDTGWTFYPPYSSQTFSQLLPILIGVFILGFSTIFTGLNLIVTIHTLRAKGMRFMQMPLFVWTMYGVSVIQVVATPVLGMVLLLTTLDHGLNWGFFDPARGGDVVLFQHFFWFYSHPAVYIMILPAMGVVSEVIPTFAHKNPLSYKAIAFSTFGIAFVGFLTWGHHMFVSGMSVFDAGVFGVLSMFVAIFSAIKVFTWVGTLYKGSVDLRTPLVYIAAFLFLFVFGGMTGVAVATTSLDVHWTDTYFVVAHFHFIMVGASLTAWLAAIHYWWPKMTGRMYSEPWGIAAAVLVFLGFFATFFPQFLLGNGGMPRRYYYYPEKFTTLHVMSTAGSWVLGLGLVIALLYLAWSLFYGPRAPANPWGGRTLEWRIPSPPSRHNFATTPEVIQPPYDYSHPLEGDIHV, encoded by the coding sequence GTGACCCCGAAGAGCTATCTCGACGAGGAGACGACCGTCTGGTCCTGGCTGGCCACCACCGATCACAAGCGGATCGGGGTGATGTTCTTCGTGCTCACCTCGATCGCGCTCCTGATCGGCGGGATCTTCGCGCTCCTGCTGCGCCTGGAGCACCTCACGCCCAACTACACGATCATGAGCGCGAACGCATACAACCAGGCGTTCACCCTCCACGGCGTGATCATGGTCTGGTTCTTCTTGATCCCGTCGATCCCGGCCGCCTTCGGAAACTTCTTCGTCCCGATCCTGCTCGGCGCGCAGGACGTCGCCTTTCCCCGGCTCAACCTCGCCACCGTCTACATCTACATCGCCGGCGCGATCGCGATCGCCATCGGCGTGGCGATGGGAGGCACCGACACCGGGTGGACCTTCTACCCGCCCTACAGCTCGCAGACGTTCTCGCAGCTCCTTCCGATCCTGATCGGCGTCTTCATCCTGGGATTCTCGACGATCTTCACCGGGCTCAACCTCATCGTCACCATCCACACGCTGCGTGCGAAGGGCATGCGCTTCATGCAGATGCCCCTCTTCGTGTGGACGATGTATGGCGTCTCGGTGATCCAGGTGGTCGCGACGCCGGTTCTCGGCATGGTGCTCCTCCTCACCACGCTCGATCATGGCTTGAACTGGGGCTTCTTCGATCCGGCTCGAGGCGGCGACGTCGTCCTCTTCCAGCACTTCTTCTGGTTCTACTCACACCCCGCCGTCTACATCATGATCCTCCCGGCCATGGGCGTGGTCAGCGAGGTGATTCCGACCTTCGCCCACAAGAACCCGCTCTCCTACAAGGCCATCGCCTTCTCCACCTTCGGCATCGCCTTCGTCGGCTTCCTCACCTGGGGACACCACATGTTCGTCTCCGGGATGTCGGTCTTCGACGCGGGCGTCTTCGGCGTCCTGTCGATGTTCGTGGCGATCTTCTCGGCCATCAAGGTCTTCACCTGGGTCGGCACGCTGTACAAGGGATCCGTCGATCTACGGACGCCGCTCGTCTACATCGCCGCGTTCCTCTTCCTCTTCGTCTTCGGGGGTATGACCGGCGTCGCTGTGGCCACCACGAGCCTCGACGTCCACTGGACCGACACCTATTTCGTGGTCGCGCACTTCCACTTCATCATGGTGGGCGCCTCGCTCACGGCATGGCTCGCCGCGATCCACTATTGGTGGCCCAAGATGACAGGCCGGATGTACTCCGAGCCCTGGGGGATTGCCGCCGCCGTCCTCGTCTTCCTCGGCTTCTTCGCCACCTTTTTTCCGCAGTTCCTGCTCGGGAACGGCGGGATGCCGCGGCGCTACTATTACTATCCGGAGAAGTTCACGACGCTCCACGTGATGTCGACCGCGGGCTCGTGGGTGCTGGGCCTCGGCCTGGTGATCGCGCTCCTCTACCTGGCCTGGTCCCTCTTCTACGGGCCCCGCGCCCCTGCCAATCCATGGGGCGGCCGCACGCTGGAGTGGCGCATTCCGTCGCCGCCGTCCCGGCACAACTTCGCCACGACGCCGGAGGTCATCCAGCCACCGTACGACTACTCCCATCCCCTCGAGGGCGACATCCATGTATGA
- the coxB gene encoding cytochrome c oxidase subunit II has product MNEFLRQILYLPKQASTISTDIDHLHYWVIGTTMAGSSLVFFTALWFTFRYRRREEGELTPHIRAGVPLELGFIGLLVTLFVTFWVIGFHQYVRIRTPPKDAMIVYVTAKQWMWKFSYPEGKSSIATLVVPARRKVKLIMTSRDVIHSFFVPAFRLKQDVLPGRYETLWFEAKEPGLYKILCAEYCGLNHSRMWGDVVVLDPERYDEWLEGIDTENLVNFPEDDPRRTIADQDHPGVNPSPTGVVLSSMPKSLADRGRLVAERRGCLSCHTLDGQQHIAPTWRGLWGSTVILSDGSQVVADEAYLTESMMDPMAKVVAGFLPVMPTYQGLLEPAEVAALLELMRSIRDPLPSKVLYPVPLIESPERPPLSHVDPDRARQILNLPSERTPP; this is encoded by the coding sequence ATGAACGAGTTCCTCCGCCAGATCCTCTACCTTCCCAAGCAGGCGAGCACCATCTCGACCGACATCGATCACCTCCACTACTGGGTGATCGGGACCACGATGGCCGGCTCGAGCCTCGTCTTCTTCACCGCGCTCTGGTTCACGTTCAGATACCGGCGGAGGGAGGAAGGCGAGCTCACGCCGCACATCCGGGCCGGAGTTCCCCTCGAGCTCGGCTTCATCGGCCTCCTCGTGACTCTCTTCGTGACGTTCTGGGTGATCGGCTTCCACCAGTACGTCCGGATCCGCACGCCGCCCAAGGACGCGATGATCGTCTACGTCACGGCGAAGCAGTGGATGTGGAAGTTCTCGTATCCGGAGGGAAAGAGCTCCATCGCCACCCTGGTCGTCCCCGCGAGGCGCAAGGTGAAGCTGATCATGACCTCGCGGGACGTGATCCACAGCTTCTTCGTGCCGGCCTTTCGCCTGAAGCAGGACGTGCTCCCGGGGCGCTACGAGACCCTGTGGTTCGAGGCGAAGGAGCCGGGCCTCTACAAGATCCTCTGTGCGGAGTATTGCGGCCTGAATCACTCCCGCATGTGGGGCGACGTGGTCGTGCTCGATCCCGAGCGCTACGACGAATGGCTCGAGGGGATCGATACCGAGAACCTCGTCAACTTCCCCGAGGACGATCCGCGCCGGACCATCGCCGACCAGGACCACCCCGGCGTCAACCCGTCACCGACCGGGGTGGTGCTCTCGTCCATGCCCAAGAGCCTCGCCGACAGGGGCCGCCTGGTCGCCGAGCGCCGCGGATGCCTGTCCTGCCACACCCTGGACGGCCAGCAGCACATCGCTCCCACCTGGCGCGGGCTGTGGGGGAGCACCGTGATCCTCTCCGACGGATCGCAGGTCGTGGCGGACGAGGCCTACCTCACCGAGTCGATGATGGATCCAATGGCGAAGGTCGTCGCGGGCTTCCTTCCGGTGATGCCCACCTACCAGGGCCTCCTGGAGCCCGCGGAGGTCGCCGCGCTCCTCGAGCTCATGCGCTCGATCCGGGATCCGCTCCCGAGCAAGGTCCTGTACCCGGTGCCGCTCATCGAGTCGCCGGAGCGACCGCCCCTCAGCCACGTGGATCCCGATCGCGCCCGCCAGATCCTGAACCTCCCCTCGGAGAGGACGCCCCCGTGA
- a CDS encoding c-type cytochrome, whose product MRRIAWWLVLVGLAACSDEKNLVPLDWELNRMTQQARYTDFKPGPGFRDGRVLQPPPAGTVPVDRVIGPTTLTLGITDAGDYVDTFPIPITTELIELGRNRFERTCAACHGILGTSETEVASKMTLRPPPSLQKASIRGNPVGRIYQVTTFGYGLMPGYAIQLNLEERWAVVAYVRALQLSQNARLTQLPPDLRQRFRSEVP is encoded by the coding sequence ATGAGGCGGATCGCCTGGTGGCTCGTTCTGGTGGGACTCGCCGCGTGCAGCGACGAGAAGAACCTCGTCCCCCTGGACTGGGAGCTCAACCGCATGACCCAGCAGGCGCGGTACACCGACTTCAAGCCCGGTCCGGGCTTCCGTGACGGGCGGGTGCTCCAGCCGCCGCCAGCCGGAACCGTTCCGGTCGATCGGGTCATCGGGCCGACGACCCTGACCCTCGGCATCACGGACGCTGGCGATTACGTCGACACCTTTCCGATTCCGATCACGACCGAGCTCATCGAGCTGGGCCGCAACCGCTTCGAGCGCACCTGCGCCGCGTGCCACGGGATCCTCGGCACCTCGGAGACCGAGGTCGCGTCGAAGATGACCCTCCGCCCGCCTCCGTCGCTCCAGAAGGCGTCGATCAGGGGCAATCCGGTCGGCCGGATCTACCAGGTCACCACCTTCGGCTACGGCCTCATGCCCGGCTACGCGATCCAGCTGAACCTCGAGGAGCGCTGGGCGGTGGTCGCCTACGTCCGCGCGCTGCAGCTCAGCCAGAACGCAAGGCTCACCCAGCTCCCGCCCGACCTTCGACAGAGATTCCGCTCGGAGGTCCCGTGA
- a CDS encoding DUF3341 domain-containing protein: protein MRRGVVAEFEDPERLLGAVLAMKAEGFNAMDAYTPYAVQPVIEALDLPRSRVPLYCLLAGVFGGCYAYLIQFWMNGFDFAINVGGRPLGSAPAFIPPTFEGTVLLAALMSIFSFLGFAGLPQVAAPIFSVEGFERASIDRYFLALEELDPRYDPEIASAVLRKAGALRITFLPVPEPAPVPNPVADGPVA, encoded by the coding sequence ATGCGACGGGGCGTGGTCGCTGAATTCGAGGATCCGGAGCGGCTCCTGGGCGCTGTCCTCGCCATGAAGGCGGAGGGATTCAACGCGATGGACGCCTACACGCCCTACGCGGTCCAGCCCGTGATCGAGGCGCTGGACCTCCCGCGGTCGCGGGTCCCTCTCTATTGCCTCCTCGCCGGCGTGTTCGGAGGCTGCTACGCGTACCTCATCCAGTTCTGGATGAATGGCTTCGACTTCGCCATCAACGTCGGCGGCCGCCCGCTCGGCTCGGCGCCGGCCTTCATCCCGCCGACCTTCGAGGGAACCGTCCTCCTCGCAGCGCTGATGTCGATCTTCTCCTTCCTCGGGTTCGCAGGTCTCCCCCAGGTCGCGGCCCCGATCTTCTCGGTGGAGGGCTTCGAGCGGGCCAGCATCGATCGCTACTTCCTCGCCCTCGAGGAGCTCGATCCCCGCTACGACCCCGAGATCGCATCTGCCGTGCTGCGCAAGGCAGGAGCCCTCCGAATCACCTTCCTCCCGGTACCCGAGCCGGCGCCCGTGCCCAACCCGGTGGCCGACGGGCCCGTGGCATGA
- the nrfD gene encoding NrfD/PsrC family molybdoenzyme membrane anchor subunit: protein MEPAEKLPRESADYAKAMDGPPILLTRESEAAITRRLLRPIFQGGPGWKLAFLITLGGSTVCWLAILYTVATGIGTWGTNIPVAWAYAITNFVWWIGIGHAGTFISAILLILEQTWRNSINRFAEAMTLFAIMQAAIFPVLHLGRPWYAYWILPYPATMRVWPNYRSALPWDAAAISTYFTVSLIFWYLGLIPDLAAARDSAPTLGKRRWYGIFALGWRGSARDWKHYQIAYLILGALATPLVLSVHSVVSLDFAIAQLPGWHSTIFPPYFVAGAIYSGFAMVLTLMIPVRRIFRLHDVITTRHLEAMGKLVLVTGSIVYYTYAVETFLAWYSGSEYEYSAVVIQRLTGPFAWTVWTVYSLNFLCPNLMWFKRIRQSAIWLFFISILVNIAMWLERFEIIVTSLSRDFLPSSWHFYKPTYIDGAIIIGTLFFFMFLFLCFLRWVPFIPISETKEVRHLIVSEERRLAEERHATGRGR from the coding sequence ATGGAGCCGGCGGAGAAGCTGCCGCGCGAGTCGGCCGACTACGCGAAGGCGATGGACGGGCCGCCGATCCTGCTCACGCGGGAGTCGGAGGCGGCGATCACCCGGCGCCTGCTCCGCCCGATCTTCCAGGGGGGGCCTGGGTGGAAGCTCGCCTTCCTGATCACACTGGGGGGATCGACGGTCTGCTGGCTCGCGATCCTCTACACGGTGGCGACCGGCATCGGGACCTGGGGCACCAACATCCCGGTGGCCTGGGCCTACGCGATCACGAACTTCGTGTGGTGGATCGGGATCGGCCACGCCGGCACGTTCATCTCCGCGATCCTCCTGATCCTCGAGCAGACCTGGCGCAACTCGATCAACCGCTTCGCCGAGGCCATGACGCTCTTCGCGATCATGCAGGCGGCGATCTTCCCGGTGCTCCACCTGGGACGGCCCTGGTACGCGTACTGGATCCTCCCCTACCCGGCGACGATGCGGGTGTGGCCGAACTACCGAAGCGCCCTCCCGTGGGACGCCGCCGCGATCTCGACCTACTTCACGGTCTCGCTGATCTTCTGGTACCTCGGCCTCATCCCCGATCTGGCCGCGGCCCGCGACAGCGCTCCCACCCTGGGCAAACGCCGCTGGTACGGGATCTTCGCCCTGGGCTGGCGAGGCTCCGCCCGCGACTGGAAGCACTACCAGATCGCGTATTTGATTCTGGGCGCGCTGGCCACGCCGCTGGTGCTCTCGGTGCACAGCGTGGTCAGCCTCGACTTCGCCATCGCGCAGCTCCCCGGCTGGCACTCCACGATCTTTCCCCCGTACTTCGTCGCGGGCGCCATCTACTCCGGCTTCGCCATGGTGCTCACGCTGATGATCCCGGTTCGGCGGATCTTCCGCCTCCACGACGTGATCACGACCCGACACCTGGAGGCGATGGGGAAGCTCGTCCTGGTGACGGGATCCATCGTCTACTACACCTACGCGGTCGAGACGTTCCTCGCCTGGTACAGCGGCAGCGAATACGAGTACTCGGCCGTCGTGATCCAGCGACTGACCGGTCCGTTCGCGTGGACCGTCTGGACCGTCTACTCGCTCAATTTCCTCTGCCCGAACCTGATGTGGTTCAAGCGGATCCGGCAGAGCGCGATCTGGCTCTTCTTCATCTCGATCCTCGTCAACATCGCGATGTGGCTGGAGCGCTTCGAGATCATCGTCACCTCGCTGAGCCGCGACTTCCTCCCGTCGAGCTGGCACTTCTACAAGCCCACCTACATCGACGGCGCGATCATCATCGGCACCCTCTTCTTCTTCATGTTTCTATTTCTTTGCTTCTTGCGCTGGGTGCCCTTCATCCCGATCAGCGAGACCAAGGAGGTCCGTCACCTGATCGTGAGCGAAGAGCGGAGGCTCGCGGAGGAACGCCATGCGACGGGGCGTGGTCGCTGA
- a CDS encoding 4Fe-4S dicluster domain-containing protein, which produces MGRRPRLRRDPLAHPAADPPPLRRPLRQRDPRRRRGRSRAGRSLHAPLPVRQGGGGHLGARPPARLLLRSATAPRRPVEPGRGPGCRRGAGAAIPRPRPRALAAPGSQARRGRAREQRLVDRAPRSDHAPRLGKRRGDEPGHRFEARAAGDPGDRARRSRALDPDPRPAGDGHGGRPRLGEPRLGERRPSQGGGARPLLREGGAGRRERLSAPDQPGALDRRRRHRPEGRAEGLPLRGGGAGGGEPRDHPDQPRHAGPTDPPHEHPRGLPGSPRLRLPHDDPVPDLYGKPWTYTGQQWGMSIDLSTCIGCNACVVACQAENNTPTVGRINAFKGRSMHWLRIDRYRLGKSDDDLRLLPQPMMCQHCEKAPCEYVCPVNATVHSPDGLNEMIYNRCIGTRFCSNNCPYKVRRFNFLLYNDTHMPETLKMIHNPNVSVRGRGVMEKCTYCVQRIRTAEIDARIGQRHIREGEVRTACQIACPTGAIVFGLLSEPASPVSVLQEQERSYGVLQAELGTAPRTRYLANLFNPNPELEKT; this is translated from the coding sequence ATGGGGAGACGCCCGCGCCTACGACGGGACCCTCTCGCTCATCCAGCCGCTGATCCGCCCCCTCTACGGCGGCCACTCCGCCAGCGAGATCCTCGCCGCCGCCGCGGGCGATCCCGCGCCGGACGATCGCTCCATGCTCCGCTACCGGTACGTCAAGGTGGCGGAGGACACCTGGGAGCGCGCCCTCCGGCACGGCTTCTTCTCCGGAGCGCTACCGCCCCTCGGCGTCCGGTTGAACCCGGACGCGGCCCGGGCTGCCGTCGGGGCGCTGGTGCAGCGATCCCCCGTCCTCGGCCTCGAGCTCTCGCTGCGCCCGGATCCCAAGCTCGGCGCGGGAGAGCACGGGAGCAACGACTGGTTGATCGAGCTCCCCGATCCGATCACGCGCCTCGCCTGGGGAAACGCCGCGGCGATGAGCCTGGCCACCGCTTCGAAGCTCGGGCTGCGGGAGACCCAGGTGATCGAGCTCGCCGCAGCCGGGCGCTCGATCCGGATCCCCGTCCTGCCGGTGATGGGCATGGCGGACGACCTCGTCTCGGTGAACCTCGGCTGGGGGAACGGCGCCCATCCCAGGGAGGAGGAGCACGGCCTCTTCTCCGCGAAGGTGGCGCCGGTCGGCGTGAACGCCTTTCCGCTCCGGACCAACCAGGCGCCCTGGATCGTCGGCGGCGCCACCGCCCAGAAGGCCGCGCGGAAGGCCTTCCCCTACGCGGCGGCGGAGCGGGTGGAGGAGAGCCTCGCGATCACCCAGACCAACCTCGACATGCAGGACCGACCGATCCTCCTCACGAACACCCTCGAGGGCTTCCGGGCAGTCCCCGACTTCGTCTCCCCCACGACGACCCCGTCCCCGATCTCTACGGCAAACCCTGGACCTACACCGGGCAGCAGTGGGGCATGTCGATCGACCTCTCGACCTGCATCGGATGCAACGCCTGCGTGGTGGCCTGCCAGGCGGAGAACAACACGCCCACGGTCGGCAGGATCAACGCATTCAAGGGCCGGTCGATGCACTGGCTCCGCATCGATCGCTATCGGCTCGGCAAGAGCGACGACGACCTGCGCCTGCTTCCGCAGCCGATGATGTGCCAGCACTGCGAGAAGGCGCCCTGCGAGTACGTCTGCCCGGTGAACGCCACGGTGCACAGCCCCGACGGCTTGAACGAGATGATTTACAACCGCTGCATCGGGACGCGGTTCTGCTCAAACAACTGTCCATACAAGGTGAGGCGATTCAACTTCCTCCTATACAACGACACCCACATGCCCGAGACGCTCAAGATGATCCACAACCCGAACGTCTCGGTTCGGGGCCGGGGCGTCATGGAGAAGTGCACCTATTGTGTGCAGCGGATCCGCACCGCCGAGATCGACGCGCGGATCGGGCAGCGGCACATCCGCGAGGGGGAGGTCCGAACCGCCTGCCAGATCGCCTGCCCGACGGGGGCCATCGTCTTCGGCCTCCTCTCGGAGCCCGCGAGCCCCGTCTCCGTGCTCCAGGAGCAGGAGCGCAGCTACGGCGTGCTCCAGGCCGAGCTCGGGACCGCTCCGCGCACCCGCTATCTCGCCAACCTCTTCAACCCCAACCCCGAGCTCGAGAAGACCTGA
- a CDS encoding cytochrome c3 family protein yields MRPLFPPWANSALWAGTILLLAAVLGLPVAVMVYMRTPYVTDRLKEVEQPVQFDHRHHVMDDGIDCLYCHYLADRSPWAGVPPTELCMNCHAQIWNDAPLLEPVRESFFSGRPIKWLRVNGVPDFVFFNHAVHVHRGVGCATCHGRVDQMAAVHAAAPLQMQWCLECHRKPERFLRPLDKITDMEWQLPPDQQLLLGRELKEKLSIIPPTSCTGCHR; encoded by the coding sequence ATGCGACCGCTCTTCCCCCCATGGGCCAACTCCGCCCTCTGGGCGGGGACGATCCTACTGCTCGCCGCGGTCCTGGGCCTGCCCGTCGCCGTGATGGTCTACATGCGAACGCCCTACGTCACCGATCGGCTCAAGGAGGTGGAGCAGCCGGTCCAGTTCGACCATCGCCACCACGTAATGGACGACGGGATCGACTGTCTCTACTGCCACTACCTCGCCGACCGCAGCCCGTGGGCAGGGGTGCCGCCCACCGAGCTGTGCATGAATTGTCACGCCCAGATCTGGAACGACGCGCCGCTCCTCGAGCCGGTGCGGGAGAGCTTCTTCTCCGGGCGGCCGATCAAGTGGCTGCGGGTGAACGGCGTCCCCGACTTCGTCTTCTTCAACCACGCGGTGCACGTCCACCGCGGCGTCGGATGCGCAACCTGTCACGGGCGCGTCGATCAGATGGCGGCGGTCCACGCCGCGGCGCCCCTCCAGATGCAGTGGTGCCTCGAGTGTCACCGCAAGCCGGAGCGCTTCCTCCGGCCCCTCGACAAGATCACGGACATGGAGTGGCAGCTCCCGCCCGACCAGCAGCTGCTCCTCGGCCGCGAGCTGAAGGAGAAGCTTTCGATCATACCGCCCACGAGCTGCACCGGCTGTCACAGGTAG